A genomic stretch from Triplophysa dalaica isolate WHDGS20190420 chromosome 4, ASM1584641v1, whole genome shotgun sequence includes:
- the derl2 gene encoding derlin-2 yields MAYQTIRQEYLQIPVVTRSYATACVLTTAAVQLELITPFQLYFNPDLILRNYQVWRLITNFLFFGPVGFNFLFNMIFLYRYCRMLEEGSFRGRTADFVFMFLFGGLLMTIFGTFVNLVFLGQAFTIMLVYIWSRRNPNVRMNFFGLLNFQAPFLPWVLMGFSLLLGNSIIVDLLGIAVGHVYFFLEDVFPNQPGGGRWLKTPFFLKMLFDTPEEDANYNPLPEERPGGFAWGEGQRLGG; encoded by the exons ATGGCTTACCAGACAATCCGACAGGAATATTTACAGATTCCTGTGGTCACTAGATCTTACGCCACCGCTTGCGTCCTCACTACAGCCGCCGTG CAACTAGAGCTCATCACACCATTCCAACTTTACTTCAACCCAGACTTAATATTAAGGAATTATCAG GTATGGCGGCTTATAACCAACTTTTTGTTTTTCGGTCCGGTTGGGTTCAACTTCTTATTCAACATGATATTTTT GTACCGGTACTGTCGAATGCTGGAGGAGGGGTCTTTCAGAGGCAGGACCGCTGACTTTGTCTTTATGTTTCTCTTCGGTGGCCTTCTCATGACA ATATTTGGCACATTTGTTAATCTTGTGTTCTTGGGCCAAGCTTTCACCATAATGCTGGTGTACATATGGAGCAGACGCAACCCAAACGTACGCATGAATTTCTTCGGCCTTTTGAATTTCCAGGCGCCCTTCCTTCCATGGGTGCTCATGGGATTCTCTCTGCTGCTGGGAAACTCCATCATTGTGGACCTTTTAG gtATTGCAGTGGGACACGTTTATTTCTTTCTGGAGGATGTGTTCCCCAATCAACCCGGTGGTGGCAGATGGCTGAAGACTCCTTTCTTTCT CAAAATGCTCTTTGATACACCAGAGGAAGATGCCAACTATAACCCTCTCCCTGAAGAGCGTCCCGGAGGTTTTGCCTGGGGAGAGGGCCAGCGACTTGGAGGATAG
- the mis12 gene encoding protein MIS12 homolog, with translation MGESGASEGSESLQLYEAQFFGFTPETCTLRVRNAFLDSLNHILVAVESVFVKRLSPGQEPSAELRLTARESTQKLRRFLQERFEVMFQRMKGMLMDRVLTIPPSVLLPDDQLHQKYPEGKEELMKLQSSIAKLQQAYEADVCAKQALLAELEEQKNTQKQLDEVQRWIEELRVSWRREGMGNVQDSIRYMMETVGQLQDVVGKIGKQSKELDEG, from the exons ATGGGTGAAAGCGGAG CTTCAGAGGGATCTGAATCCCTTCAGCTATATGAAGCGCAGTTCTTCGGCTTCACCCCCGAGACCTGCACTTTACGAGTCCGTAATGCTTTTCTCGACTCCCTCAACCACATACTGGTTGCCGTTGAGTCTGTGTTCGTGAAAAGGTTGTCTCCAGGGCAGGAGCCTTCAGCAGAGCTCCGGTTGACAGCCAGAGAAAGCACCCAAAAACTGCGCAGGTTCCTCCAGGAGCGCTTTGAAGTCATGTTCCAGCGCATGAAGGGGATGCTGATGGATCGTGTTCTTACCATTCCTCCCAGTGTCTTACTGCCTGACGACCAGCTGCACCAGAAATATCCAGAAGGTAAAGAAGAACTCATGAAGCTGCAGAGCTCCATCGCAAAATTGCAGCAGGCTTATGAAGCCGATGTGTGTGCCAAGCAAGCGCTTCTCGCTGAGCTTGAGGAgcaaaaaaacactcaaaaacaACTAGATGAGGTTCAGAGATGGATTGAGGAGCTGCGTGTCTCCTGGAGACGGGAGGGGATGGGAAATGTCCAGGACAGCATCCGATACATGATGGAGACTGTGGGCCAACTGCAGGATGTTGTTGGAAAGATTGGCAAGCAGAGTAAAGAACTGGATGAAGGTTGA